In the genome of Bacteroidota bacterium, the window GTTTGAGTCTGAAGAAATTCCATAAATAACGGGTATATTTGTCAAAAAGGGCAAAATAGGCCAACGGGCTTTTTACATGTTTGTGATAGAATTCAATATCTTTTTTAACATTATAAATAGAACGGGTTGAATTCATGGATTCAATCAATTTCCTGAAACTGAGTTGATGGTCCAAACCTGTATTTTGGACACAGTTCCAGATTTTTAACTGAGGGAAAACCCGCAACTTAAAGCCTTCACATTTTGCTCGGTAACTGAAGTCAACATCGCCGTGATACTGGGGAAATTGTTCACTATCCAGATAACCGATTTTATCAACGACAGTTTTGGGAATTACAGTGCCCATTCCGGTTAGCCAATCTGCATCAATAGTCCTTTCAAATTCAGAAGAATCCGGCTGCTTAAACCCATTGAGGGTTTTCTTTCCGGTCATGGGATTAAAATAGCCCCCCATCAGCCAGATTATTCCGGGTTTATCTGCAAAAAATATTTTGGAACCTGTCAGGGAATTCCCGTCCTGTTTTGCCAGAATAGAAAGTAATTCGGTGAAATAATCATTTTTAATAATGATGTCATTATTCCATAAAAGGATATGTGTACACATCAGGTTTTCGAAAGCAATATGGGCCATCCGGTTGATGGATCCTCCCCACCAGTTGTTCCCGTCACCTCTTAAAAGGATAATTCCTGGGTAATATTTGCTAACATATTCAAAAGTATTGTCGGAAGAGCCATCA includes:
- a CDS encoding glycosyltransferase family 2 protein yields the protein MKADEAISLAVLIPVYNSLNYTKTALVNLSESIKQAAFSIINHQIQILIFDDGSSDNTFEYVSKYYPGIILLRGDGNNWWGGSINRMAHIAFENLMCTHILLWNNDIIIKNDYFTELLSILAKQDGNSLTGSKIFFADKPGIIWLMGGYFNPMTGKKTLNGFKQPDSSEFERTIDADWLTGMGTVIPKTVVDKIGYLDSEQFPQYHGDVDFSYRAKCEGFKLRVFPQLKIWNCVQNTGLDHQLSFRKLIESMNSTRSIYNVKKDIEFYHKHVKSPLAYFALFDKYTRYLWNFFRLKLKPARKPHGKTRVH